One Tindallia magadiensis genomic region harbors:
- a CDS encoding murein hydrolase activator EnvC family protein: MRRVHKITLTLLVLIAIGFTQVTFGSEVEQINRQLQELQNQRQSIDSAIRENTREQRSVTEQLNYLNGEIQKAEEEVNSLNNQIADTENRILETQLALEEAIETIEEKEELLGKRLDAMYRNGNAAYAEVLFNSKDFSELLSNMDMVKLIVESDIELIQFMEDQKILIEDKKAELEANRRYLAELKRTVENQREYLVVTRGEQQRLQSQLAEDKQALEAQLDQLEQEARNLEQVLVNLQSDRDYEGGEMRWPVPGHSRISSPYGNRIHPILGTNRFHSGIDIPAPTGTDIIAAGPGTVAFSGSRGGYGRTIFIDHGGGIITLYAHCDRLIVSEGERVTAGQVIAKVGSTGMSTGPHLHFEVRKNGKYVDPMPWLQ; encoded by the coding sequence TTGCGAAGAGTACATAAAATAACGCTAACATTACTCGTTCTGATTGCTATTGGATTTACACAAGTGACATTCGGGAGTGAGGTTGAACAAATCAACCGCCAACTACAGGAGCTTCAAAATCAGCGGCAAAGCATAGACTCGGCCATTCGAGAAAACACAAGAGAACAGCGAAGTGTCACAGAACAATTAAACTACTTAAATGGTGAAATACAAAAAGCAGAGGAAGAAGTAAACTCTCTTAACAACCAGATTGCTGACACGGAAAATCGAATCCTTGAAACTCAGTTAGCATTGGAAGAAGCTATTGAAACCATTGAAGAAAAAGAAGAACTACTAGGAAAAAGATTGGACGCAATGTATCGGAATGGAAATGCTGCTTATGCAGAAGTATTGTTTAATTCTAAAGATTTTTCTGAACTGCTGAGTAATATGGATATGGTAAAGCTCATTGTTGAAAGTGATATTGAATTGATTCAATTTATGGAAGATCAAAAGATCCTGATTGAAGATAAGAAAGCTGAACTGGAAGCAAATCGACGCTACTTAGCAGAACTGAAAAGGACTGTTGAAAATCAACGGGAATACCTGGTAGTTACCAGGGGTGAACAACAAAGGCTTCAATCTCAGCTTGCGGAAGATAAGCAGGCATTAGAAGCACAGTTGGATCAGTTGGAACAGGAAGCACGAAACTTAGAGCAGGTTTTGGTAAACCTTCAATCCGATAGGGATTATGAAGGGGGAGAAATGCGTTGGCCGGTGCCTGGTCATTCCCGCATATCGTCACCTTATGGCAATAGAATTCATCCAATCCTTGGGACAAACCGTTTTCACTCAGGAATTGATATTCCTGCTCCTACGGGAACGGATATTATCGCCGCAGGTCCAGGGACTGTAGCTTTTTCGGGGAGTCGTGGTGGTTATGGCAGAACCATCTTTATTGATCATGGAGGTGGTATTATCACTCTTTATGCTCATTGCGACCGATTGATCGTTTCTGAAGGAGAGCGGGTAACGGCAGGTCAGGTGATTGCAAAAGTGGGGAGTACGGGAATGTCAACAGGACCTCACTTGCATTTTGAAGTTAGGAAAAACGGGAAATATGTAGATCCAATGCCATGGTTGCAATAA
- the ftsX gene encoding permease-like cell division protein FtsX, whose product MKLRSFQYILQQSFKGIWRNKGMGVASISSVAASLTILGLMMILVLNMGHLASLAQTQFDSMQVYLEDDLSSQEIDVLGSRIGDIQGVSYVHYESKEMALANMKERWGEQGHLLDSLDNNPLPNSYIVHVHHIRYSDAVVNEIDRLTGVDEIRYYRDIIDNLIRIAGLVRTVGLIVMTVLILIATFIISNTIKLTINARKREIRIMKDVGATNWFIRWPFLLEGTILGLVGAMIAVVIVYFGYQTIFDMVTTRFFVMFSTYLLSVEEMMQRTVIMFAVLGSGVGALGSIISLRKHLEI is encoded by the coding sequence ATGAAACTTAGATCCTTTCAGTACATACTGCAGCAAAGCTTTAAGGGTATCTGGCGCAATAAAGGGATGGGTGTTGCTTCTATCAGCTCTGTGGCTGCCTCTTTGACAATACTAGGGCTAATGATGATTTTAGTGTTGAATATGGGACACTTGGCAAGCCTTGCTCAAACACAGTTTGACAGTATGCAGGTATACTTAGAGGACGATCTTTCCTCTCAAGAGATCGATGTCCTTGGATCTAGGATAGGTGATATCCAAGGTGTGTCTTATGTTCATTATGAGTCGAAAGAAATGGCATTAGCGAATATGAAAGAAAGATGGGGAGAGCAGGGACATTTACTGGACTCTTTAGACAATAACCCGCTGCCTAATTCATATATCGTACATGTCCATCATATTCGTTACTCAGACGCTGTTGTGAATGAAATAGATCGACTAACCGGAGTGGATGAAATAAGGTATTATAGAGATATTATAGATAACCTCATCCGCATTGCAGGTCTTGTTAGGACTGTAGGATTGATCGTCATGACGGTATTGATTCTGATCGCAACCTTTATCATTTCGAACACGATAAAATTAACCATCAATGCCAGAAAAAGAGAGATAAGAATTATGAAAGATGTTGGAGCTACCAACTGGTTTATCCGATGGCCTTTCCTTTTAGAAGGTACCATTCTAGGTTTAGTTGGTGCTATGATTGCGGTGGTGATTGTGTACTTTGGTTATCAAACTATTTTCGACATGGTAACGACAAGGTTTTTTGTTATGTTTAGTACCTATCTGTTATCGGTGGAAGAAATGATGCAACGTACGGTGATTATGTTTGCTGTTCTTGGATCTGGAGTAGGTGCGCTGGGTAGTATTATATCCCTTAGAAAACACCTTGAAATATAA
- the ftsE gene encoding cell division ATP-binding protein FtsE: MIEFSSITKVYDNGVHALKNINLKINKGEFLFLVGPSGAGKSTFIKLLLREEQATSGKIMVDGEDITKLSQRQIPYLRRKISVVFQDFRLLEDKTLYENVAFAMQVTGASPKEIRRQVPMMLGMVGLSDRAKQYPHQLSGGEKQRVSIARAIVNRPIILIADEPTGNLDPDTAWEVMKVLRHISRRGTTILMATHAKDIVDVMQQRVIALEKGNIVRDVQRGIYGYET; encoded by the coding sequence TTGATCGAATTCAGTAGTATAACTAAAGTATATGATAACGGTGTGCATGCACTTAAAAATATTAACTTAAAAATAAATAAGGGAGAATTTTTGTTCTTGGTAGGCCCAAGTGGAGCTGGAAAATCCACGTTTATTAAACTTTTGCTACGGGAAGAACAAGCAACATCGGGTAAAATAATGGTTGATGGAGAAGATATCACAAAATTATCTCAAAGACAAATTCCTTACCTGAGACGTAAAATAAGTGTTGTCTTTCAAGATTTTAGGTTATTGGAAGACAAAACGCTTTATGAAAATGTTGCCTTTGCAATGCAAGTAACCGGTGCTTCGCCGAAAGAAATAAGAAGACAGGTGCCTATGATGTTGGGAATGGTTGGTTTAAGTGACAGAGCAAAACAGTACCCACACCAGCTTTCTGGTGGTGAAAAGCAGAGAGTTTCCATTGCGAGAGCAATTGTTAATCGACCGATTATTTTGATAGCAGACGAGCCAACAGGAAACCTAGATCCGGATACAGCGTGGGAAGTAATGAAAGTATTAAGGCACATCAGTAGAAGAGGGACAACCATTCTGATGGCAACCCATGCAAAAGACATTGTAGATGTGATGCAGCAAAGAGTAATTGCCCTTGAGAAAGGGAATATCGTGCGGGATGTCCAGAGGGGGATTTACGGCTATGAAACTTAG
- a CDS encoding 5-formyltetrahydrofolate cyclo-ligase — protein MKQAMRKKMITQRESLEIDQVKQKSNAIHHHLFQTEAWKKANHMMIYLDFRNEVQTFPLIELFLAQNKHIYIPVTNPSNHHLTVSELKEPSHDLQVAHFGLLEPKPEALRPSNPQILDLVIVPGVVFDREGYRVGFGAGYYDRFLPKLQQNTHLISLVYDFQLVPSVPREPHDIPVQWIVTESEIINCKKTGSHS, from the coding sequence ATGAAACAAGCCATGCGAAAAAAAATGATTACCCAAAGAGAATCCTTAGAAATTGATCAGGTGAAACAAAAGAGTAATGCTATTCATCACCATTTGTTTCAAACAGAAGCATGGAAAAAAGCAAACCATATGATGATTTATCTTGATTTTAGAAATGAAGTTCAGACTTTTCCTCTTATTGAGTTGTTCTTAGCACAGAATAAGCATATTTATATTCCTGTCACCAACCCTTCCAATCATCATTTAACAGTTTCTGAACTTAAAGAGCCTTCTCACGACCTTCAGGTTGCTCATTTTGGTTTGCTAGAACCAAAGCCCGAGGCTTTACGCCCTTCAAATCCTCAAATACTTGATCTGGTCATTGTGCCTGGTGTGGTTTTTGACAGGGAAGGTTATCGAGTAGGATTTGGAGCCGGCTATTATGATCGATTTTTACCAAAACTTCAACAAAACACTCACCTTATTTCTTTAGTCTATGATTTTCAGCTAGTTCCAAGCGTACCTAGAGAACCACATGATATCCCAGTTCAATGGATTGTCACCGAATCAGAAATAATCAATTGCAAAAAAACAGGCTCTCATTCATAG
- a CDS encoding ATP-binding protein yields MEKYKVDWRQLNSFCSMENFDFETTKELRPLKDIIGQDRAVKSLEFGLKMNKKGYNIYISGLSGTGRSSYSESIARSYAENMSTPQDWVYVYNFKHPDKPKALGMEAGLGRQFKKDIESMIEQIRNEIIMAFRSTEYESKKTELVKDYQKKNQEMLKKLNEIAAQYGFMFKETEHGLVTIPLVEDRPMSQEEYENLSAEKMDELREKSNELSLKTFEHFNEIKDLEEQLRRKVKKLDEKTGYDVINYYIKKLLNRYNHRKEIREYINEMERDIVENIHRFRKGEDSSQEKGSAFFIKKSGDDHFHLRYKVNLLVDHSETKHAPIINENNPTFYNLMGAIEYKNEMGALKTDFTQIKAGSLHMANGGFLLLHTREILLQPYAWDTLKRALKTNEINIENLSQQMGLIVTSSLKPEPIPLDIKVILIGDAYTYSLLYALDEDFKKLFKIMADFDTEMSRDQENMEKMAAFIATHCEEVGLKDFDRSAVCRVIQYSSRLADHQEKLTSRFSQVVEVLYEADQWATEDYSDTVAVEHVDKSIEERIYRNNKYEEKLNELFQDGTLLMDVTGNKTGQINGLVVMGSGQHSFGKPSRITVTTYRGKPGIINIEREVAKSGPIHSKGVYVLSGYLGKKYAQEHPISLSVSISFEQNYSMIDGDSASSTELYGILSSISNVPIKQSIAVTGSVNQNGEIQPIGGVNEKIEGFFDVCKRMGFTGDQGVIIPKQNMKNLMLKDEVVEAVKDGEFHIYAISHVEEGIEILTGVPAGTEDENGNYPEGTINAMVRSRLKRIHKEDSKKANDSKDA; encoded by the coding sequence ATGGAAAAATACAAAGTGGACTGGAGACAGTTAAACAGTTTTTGTTCGATGGAAAATTTTGATTTTGAAACAACGAAAGAGTTAAGGCCCTTAAAAGATATTATTGGGCAAGATAGGGCTGTAAAATCTTTGGAGTTTGGCTTGAAAATGAATAAAAAAGGATATAATATTTATATTTCTGGTCTTAGTGGAACCGGTAGAAGCAGCTATTCTGAATCGATTGCTCGGTCTTATGCAGAAAACATGTCAACTCCGCAGGATTGGGTGTATGTTTATAATTTTAAGCATCCAGATAAACCTAAGGCTTTAGGAATGGAGGCTGGTTTAGGTCGTCAATTCAAAAAAGATATTGAATCGATGATAGAACAGATTCGGAATGAAATTATTATGGCTTTTCGAAGCACAGAATATGAATCAAAAAAAACAGAATTAGTGAAAGACTATCAGAAAAAAAATCAGGAAATGCTAAAAAAACTTAACGAAATAGCGGCTCAATATGGTTTTATGTTCAAAGAAACAGAGCATGGATTGGTAACGATTCCTTTAGTAGAAGATCGTCCGATGAGTCAGGAAGAGTACGAAAACCTGTCAGCAGAAAAAATGGATGAGCTTCGAGAAAAATCAAACGAACTTAGTTTGAAAACCTTTGAGCATTTCAATGAGATAAAAGATCTAGAAGAGCAGTTAAGACGCAAAGTAAAAAAACTGGATGAAAAAACAGGGTACGATGTCATTAATTATTACATTAAAAAACTTCTAAATAGGTATAATCATAGAAAAGAGATACGAGAATATATTAATGAGATGGAAAGAGATATTGTAGAAAATATTCATCGGTTTAGAAAAGGGGAAGATTCTTCTCAAGAAAAGGGAAGTGCTTTTTTTATTAAGAAATCGGGCGATGATCATTTTCATCTTCGCTATAAAGTGAATCTACTGGTGGATCATAGTGAAACGAAACATGCTCCTATTATTAATGAAAATAATCCTACATTTTACAATTTAATGGGGGCCATTGAATATAAGAATGAAATGGGAGCTTTGAAAACTGATTTTACTCAAATCAAAGCAGGGTCATTACATATGGCCAATGGTGGATTTCTACTGCTGCATACAAGAGAAATACTATTACAGCCCTATGCATGGGATACGTTGAAACGTGCCTTAAAGACTAATGAAATAAATATTGAAAACCTGTCACAACAGATGGGACTCATTGTAACATCATCATTAAAACCAGAGCCTATTCCTTTGGATATAAAAGTCATCTTAATAGGGGATGCGTATACCTATAGCTTACTTTATGCATTAGATGAAGACTTCAAGAAACTATTTAAGATTATGGCGGATTTTGATACAGAAATGAGCAGAGATCAGGAAAATATGGAAAAAATGGCCGCCTTTATAGCAACTCACTGTGAAGAAGTAGGACTTAAAGATTTTGACCGATCGGCCGTATGTAGAGTTATTCAATACAGTTCAAGGTTAGCAGACCATCAAGAAAAGTTAACTTCTCGCTTTAGTCAGGTAGTTGAAGTGTTATATGAAGCAGATCAATGGGCTACGGAAGACTATTCAGATACCGTAGCTGTAGAACATGTTGATAAATCCATCGAAGAGAGGATTTATAGAAATAATAAATACGAAGAGAAATTAAACGAATTATTCCAGGACGGTACCCTCTTGATGGATGTCACAGGAAATAAAACCGGTCAAATTAACGGTTTGGTTGTTATGGGCTCAGGGCAACATTCTTTTGGAAAGCCGTCACGGATCACAGTTACCACTTATCGTGGCAAACCTGGCATTATTAATATCGAACGGGAAGTGGCAAAAAGCGGTCCAATTCACTCAAAAGGAGTATATGTCCTTAGTGGATATCTGGGTAAAAAATATGCACAAGAACATCCGATTTCTCTTTCGGTGAGTATCAGTTTTGAACAAAACTATTCTATGATTGATGGAGACAGTGCATCCAGTACAGAGTTATATGGGATATTATCAAGTATTTCCAATGTTCCTATCAAACAATCGATTGCAGTTACAGGCTCTGTCAATCAAAATGGTGAAATTCAACCAATAGGAGGAGTAAACGAAAAAATTGAAGGATTTTTTGACGTGTGCAAGCGTATGGGTTTCACCGGGGATCAAGGTGTTATTATTCCTAAACAAAACATGAAAAACTTAATGTTGAAAGATGAAGTAGTGGAAGCTGTAAAAGATGGCGAGTTTCATATATATGCGATCAGTCATGTGGAAGAAGGGATTGAAATTCTCACAGGGGTTCCTGCGGGAACAGAAGATGAAAATGGAAACTATCCGGAGGGTACCATTAATGCGATGGTTCGCAGCAGGTTAAAAAGAATTCATAAAGAAGATAGCAAGAAGGCTAATGATTCGAAGGATGCATAA
- a CDS encoding phosphodiester glycosidase family protein, with the protein MKAWKKVLLTASVTGVLLINSLMQPVFASGYLYEDRQKSNIGSGVTHERVLRFGENGWLHMNVVTIDLKNDKNEIDLLQSSQGVAHKETLSQMLTQKENPIAAINTDFFYVTNPDSPLGIMVRDGQVVSSPVTVKPFAALGITKDRKAMIDTWQNHMYISSERGGIFSVKAYNKITWNYHQTTIMDRNWGERSPGASDEYPDLVEIVVKDGQVQEVRRGLPAVTIPENGYVLLASGQEGNELYEAIKPGEKLTFHPQMIPSLEGIELAVGGGTPLVRNGQIASFTEPVTGNHPRTAVGIDNSGSTLIMVTVDGRHTSYRGVNGEVLARLMIEMGSFNALLMDGGGSTTMMVRSPGDAKAALANTPSDGGQRRIINALAVSSASNGYDDLGGIVLEASQDVIFKSNGIALEIKGYDEAYRPVAVDVNQADFRILEGEGRVESGKLIPDASGELVVEATYRGKKSQMDFRVIDELAAIQIHTPSYYMNRNDEIELRVEGISPDGYRAPLSFEQVRWEDSNQLGSFERSVYKSADRNGVTVLKASYNGHSAAIPMAVGSQDTKLPAFREYNPGFLGYPEQVTGNVSIAEKGKTNNHSIQLDYDLTGSVETTAAYITFGNDYVLPSGTSEIGVWVHAEETAPHWIRAQVQDGNGTNHTVDLKQGIDWMGWEYVSGSLPRDLRAPLTLHRLYVVEPDPFFKTSGTLLFDGMEAIAPLSLPTLTAEEAGGQLRDRRNRSIENADKKYAITSDLQVISGGSTVISKDQSFTSAEESDTMFLKLDAHQQGIRQTNYQQWPWLKNKLTSATAKNIVILMNGPIWGPEGFKDELEAKLLNDQLVSLVDSGKNVFVFYSQGSRGTEIREGVRYVGLGKSSEHLMNLYLESKELFYKASDDTSIEIPNEQEEKNEDAEDNKENTDDTERTVVFWVGQNYYIADNERVNLDAAPYINEDRLMVPVAHVSRALGIPRENVGWDSEKSMAIIETLEGHILQMSIGSSKLYIDGNSIEMGSEAEIRNDRTFVPISRFARAMNVDYTWNSDRQTVSF; encoded by the coding sequence ATGAAAGCCTGGAAAAAAGTGTTGTTAACCGCATCAGTGACGGGAGTATTGTTGATAAACAGTTTGATGCAGCCAGTGTTTGCCAGTGGATATCTATATGAAGACAGGCAAAAAAGTAATATTGGTAGTGGGGTTACTCATGAGCGAGTGCTTCGTTTTGGAGAAAACGGATGGCTGCACATGAATGTGGTTACGATAGACTTGAAAAACGATAAAAATGAAATAGATTTACTGCAGAGTTCCCAAGGAGTAGCACATAAAGAAACACTAAGCCAGATGCTGACACAGAAAGAGAATCCTATTGCGGCTATTAACACAGACTTTTTTTATGTGACAAATCCGGACTCTCCTTTAGGAATAATGGTAAGGGACGGCCAGGTAGTTAGTAGTCCGGTGACGGTGAAACCGTTTGCGGCACTAGGGATTACAAAAGATCGAAAAGCTATGATAGATACTTGGCAGAATCATATGTATATTTCCTCTGAAAGAGGAGGAATCTTTAGTGTTAAAGCCTATAATAAGATCACTTGGAATTATCACCAGACAACGATCATGGACCGGAACTGGGGAGAAAGAAGTCCTGGAGCATCAGACGAATATCCTGATCTAGTGGAAATTGTAGTGAAGGATGGACAGGTGCAGGAGGTAAGAAGAGGATTGCCCGCTGTTACCATTCCGGAAAATGGTTATGTACTGCTGGCTTCCGGTCAAGAGGGGAACGAGCTTTACGAAGCCATTAAACCTGGCGAAAAATTAACTTTTCATCCTCAGATGATACCTAGCTTGGAAGGAATTGAATTAGCCGTTGGTGGTGGCACGCCGTTAGTACGAAATGGTCAAATTGCTTCTTTTACAGAACCGGTAACAGGCAATCATCCAAGAACAGCTGTAGGAATTGATAATAGCGGATCAACGTTAATTATGGTAACGGTGGATGGTCGTCATACCTCTTATCGTGGTGTCAATGGAGAAGTGTTAGCAAGACTAATGATAGAGATGGGTAGCTTTAATGCCTTACTAATGGACGGAGGTGGTTCTACCACGATGATGGTTAGAAGTCCAGGTGATGCTAAGGCAGCATTGGCAAATACTCCCTCCGATGGAGGACAGCGTAGAATCATTAATGCATTGGCTGTTTCTTCTGCTAGTAATGGCTATGATGATTTAGGAGGCATTGTGTTAGAGGCAAGCCAAGATGTAATCTTTAAGAGTAATGGTATTGCTTTAGAAATAAAGGGCTATGATGAAGCCTATAGACCAGTTGCAGTCGATGTTAATCAAGCTGATTTTCGTATACTGGAAGGCGAAGGTCGTGTAGAATCTGGTAAATTAATACCCGATGCTTCAGGTGAATTAGTAGTTGAAGCAACCTATCGGGGTAAAAAAAGCCAAATGGATTTTCGTGTCATCGATGAATTAGCCGCAATTCAAATTCATACTCCATCCTATTATATGAACAGAAATGATGAAATAGAACTAAGGGTGGAAGGAATCAGTCCGGATGGTTATCGAGCACCTTTAAGCTTTGAACAGGTAAGATGGGAAGACAGCAACCAATTAGGAAGTTTTGAACGAAGTGTTTACAAAAGTGCTGACCGAAATGGAGTAACCGTTCTGAAGGCTAGCTACAATGGACATTCAGCAGCTATTCCAATGGCCGTAGGGTCTCAAGATACAAAACTGCCAGCTTTTAGAGAATACAACCCTGGATTTTTAGGGTATCCAGAGCAGGTAACAGGAAATGTTTCAATTGCCGAGAAAGGCAAAACAAATAATCATTCGATACAATTAGATTATGACCTGACAGGTTCTGTAGAGACGACAGCAGCTTATATCACCTTTGGAAATGATTACGTGCTTCCAAGTGGCACTAGTGAAATTGGTGTTTGGGTGCATGCTGAAGAAACAGCACCACACTGGATTAGAGCTCAGGTGCAAGATGGAAATGGAACGAACCATACCGTTGATCTGAAGCAAGGGATAGACTGGATGGGCTGGGAGTATGTGAGCGGATCTTTACCTAGAGACTTAAGAGCTCCCTTGACATTACATCGGCTATATGTTGTTGAGCCAGATCCTTTCTTTAAAACTTCAGGAACCTTATTATTTGATGGAATGGAAGCGATCGCACCTTTAAGTTTACCAACACTGACGGCTGAGGAAGCTGGAGGGCAGCTAAGAGATAGAAGAAACAGATCCATAGAGAATGCTGATAAAAAGTATGCCATTACCTCTGATTTGCAAGTAATATCAGGCGGCTCTACCGTTATTAGTAAGGATCAATCTTTTACTTCTGCTGAAGAGTCAGATACCATGTTCTTAAAATTAGATGCTCATCAGCAAGGCATCAGGCAAACTAATTATCAGCAATGGCCATGGCTAAAAAATAAGCTTACATCTGCGACGGCTAAAAACATTGTTATACTAATGAATGGTCCTATTTGGGGTCCGGAAGGATTCAAAGATGAACTGGAAGCCAAATTGCTAAATGATCAATTAGTCAGTCTGGTAGATTCGGGTAAAAATGTATTTGTTTTTTATAGTCAAGGATCTAGAGGTACTGAAATACGAGAGGGAGTCCGATATGTAGGTTTAGGAAAAAGTTCGGAGCATCTAATGAATCTATACCTTGAATCGAAGGAACTATTTTACAAGGCAAGCGATGATACCAGCATTGAAATACCGAATGAACAAGAGGAAAAAAATGAAGATGCTGAAGACAACAAGGAAAACACTGATGACACAGAAAGAACTGTTGTGTTTTGGGTTGGGCAGAACTATTATATTGCCGATAATGAACGAGTAAATTTGGATGCGGCTCCTTATATTAATGAAGATCGATTAATGGTGCCAGTAGCTCATGTTTCAAGGGCCCTTGGTATTCCTAGAGAAAATGTGGGATGGGACAGCGAAAAATCGATGGCGATCATTGAAACATTAGAAGGACACATACTACAGATGAGTATCGGAAGTTCCAAACTATATATTGATGGTAACTCTATCGAAATGGGCAGTGAAGCAGAAATAAGAAATGATCGAACTTTTGTACCTATTTCTCGCTTTGCCAGAGCGATGAATGTAGATTATACATGGAACTCTGATCGACAAACAGTCTCGTTTTAG